The genomic stretch CGCTTGAGCGCGGTGGGCGGTGCCGAAGGCGTCCATCACGAAGATATCGCACAGCGCGGCGTACTGCTTGGCCAGCGGTTCGTCGTCTGTCTTCTCGCCGTTATTGAAGCGCACGTTCTCAAGCAGCACCACGTCGCCGTTGCTGAGCGTGGGCGCGGTGTCGAGGTAGTCGTTGATCAGTTTGACGGGGCTACCCAGCAGCTCGCCAAGGTGTTCGGCCACGGGAGCTAAGGAGAACTCCTCAGCAGGCTCGCCTTCTGTGGGGCGGCCCAGATGGCTCATGAGCATTACTTTGGCTCCCGCCTTGGCTGCCGCTTGAATGGTCGGCAGTGCGGCGCGCAGGCGGGCATCGCTGGAAACACGGCCGTTTTTGATCGGCACGTTCAGGTCTTCACGAATCAGCACGCGCTGCCCTTCCAGGGGCAGGTCGGTCATTTTTTGCACGTTCATGTGAGCGGTTTCCTCGTGTTCAAGCGAATGTAAGAGCGCTAGGTAGTGCTGCCCATCAATTAGCGAAACGTTGCCAAGCGCTGGCTGATATCCAGCATGCGGTTGGCAAAGCCCCACTCGTTATCAAACCAGCACAGCAGCTTGATCAAGCGTGTGCCAGCCACCCGGGTTTGGGTGGCGTCTAGAATGCCAGAGCGGGGGTCATGATTAAAATCGATCGATGCCATGGGGGCTTCGGTATAGCCTAGCACCCCTTGTAAGCGCTGCTGGCTGGCGCTGTGTAGCAGCGCGTTCACCTGGGCGGCGCTGGTATCGCGGCGTACGGTCAGCGCGGCATCCATAGCAGAGACGTTAATGGTGGGTACCCGCACGTGCAGGCACTCAAAACGCCCGGCCAGGCTCGGCATCAGGCGGCTGATACCCACTGCCAAGCCGGTATCCACCGGCACAATCGACTGCATGGCAGAGCGAGTTAAGCGCAGGTCGGTTTGATGATACGCATCGATCACCGGCTGATCGTTCATCGCTGAGTGAATCGTGGTGGTGACGCCGTGCTCCAGGCCCAATGCTTCATCCAGCACGGTGAGCAGCGGCACCAAACAGTTCGTGGTGCAGGACGCCGCAGAGAGGATGCGCTGGGTGGGGGCAAGCTCATGCTCGTTGATGCCCCACACGATGGTGGCATCCACATCGTTTTCAGCGGGCTGGGAGAACAGCAGCCGCTTGGCCCCAGCCGTTAAGTGCTGCTCGGCGGTGGCGCGATCCTTAAAGCTACCCGAGCACTCCAGCACCAAGTCGATATCCAACTCACCCCAGGGCAGCGCTTGCGGGTCGCGTTCGCACAGCACGTGGATGCGCTGGCCGTTGACGAGCAAGGCGCTACCATCGTTGTCCACCTCACCTGGGAAGCGTCCGTGGGTAGTGTCGTAACGGGTGAGATACGTGATGGTGGCGAGGTCAGATAGCTCATTAATCGCCACCACCTCAAGCTCTGGGTGTTGGCGTTCCACCAGTGCTCTCAGCACGCACTGGCCAATGCGTCCATAACCATTGATAGCAATGCGATATTTAGTGGAAGCGTTCGCCATGTTGCGATGCGGCTCTTAGAAAAAGTGGCCCGATGATAGCGTATTTCACCGGGGGTTGCTTACCCAGCCCCGATGCCCACTAGCCGCCACGCCAGCGGCAACAGCAGCGCGGTAAAAATACCGGTTAGGCTCATCCCTAGCGAGGCAAACGCCCCGGCGGTAGGGCTAATATCAAACGCCCGCACGGTGCCAATGGCGTGCCCGTTGAGCCCCAGCGCAAAACCGATGATGCGCTCATCGTTGATACGTAGCAGCCGAGCCGCCAAGCTAACAAAGGGGATGGTCAGCACGCCGGTCACTAGCAGCGAGCCCATTAACAGCGCCACGTTGCCGCCGAGCTGTTCGGTGATGCCGATGGCAATAGGCGCGGTCACCGACTTTGCCGCAATGGAGGCCAAAATGTCTGGGCTCGCGCCTAACAGCCAGGCAATGCCCAAGGCATAGCAAGCCGCCAAAGCAGCAGCAATAGGCAGGCAGGCGGCTAGCGGTCGCCAGAGTTCACGGATTCGCGGCAGTTGCTGGTAAAGCGGCATACCCAGCGCCACCGTGGCGGGGCCTAACAGCACGGTTAGCCATGTAGCGCCCTGCTGGTAGGTGGCGTAAGGCAGCCCCAGCAGCGCCAGTATTGCGGCCAAAAGGAGTGCCGCGATCAAAATAGCGGGCAGCCAGGAGGGCTTACCCAGCCGTATAAAAACTGCGCTGCCCACCAAATAAGCGGCCAGCGTTAGTCCAACGGCCAGTAAAGGCGTTGCGGTTAAGGTGGGCAGCAGGTTAGTCAGCATGGCTGCGTCCCATCAAACGCGTTAGTAACCATAGCGTGGTGAACACGCTGAGCAGCGTGCCGAATAGCAGGGCGGCCACAATGGCCAGCCATTGGCCCGCCAACTCATCCAGAATAAAGAACACACCCACCACACCCGGCATAATAAGCATAGCCAGAAGCGCAATCAGCGGTTGGGCAGCGGCAGCAAGGCTGGAGGGCACTCTGCCGATCATAGCGAGGGTGGCGCACAGCAGCAGCATGCCCACCACCCCAGAAGAGATGGGTAAACCGGAGAAGTGAATGACCACTTCTCCGATCAACCAGTAGCTAATTAGCCATAACAGACCGTTTAGCGCGGGCATCGCGATGCCCGCACTGCGTGACCCGTGAGCGGGGGATTAACCCAGCAGCTCATTGGCTTGTTTAACAATGTTCTCGACGGTAAAGCCGAAGTGCTTGAACAGCTCGCCAGCCGGGGCCGACTCACCAAAGGTGGTCATGCCAATCACGCGGCCATCGAGACCAACGTATTTGTACCAGTAGTCGGCATGGCCGGCTTCGATGGCAATACGCTTGGTGACGGCTTTGGGTAGCACGCTTTCACGGTAGTCAGCGTCTTGGCCGTTAAAACGGTAAGCGGACGGCATGGAGACTACGCGCACGGCTTTACCCTGCTGCTCCAGCTCGGCCGCGGCGTCCATCGCCAGGGAGACTTCGGAACCCGTGGCAATCAGGATCAGCTCTGGGGTGCCTTCGCTATCTTTCAGCACATAGCCACCGCGCTGGATAGACGCGAGCTGGGCCTTGGTACGCGGCTGGTGCGGCAGGTTCTGGCGCGAGAGTACCAGCGCCGTCGGGCCAGAGTGGCGCTTAATCGCGGCATCCCAGGAAGCGGCGGTCTCCACGGCGTCACAGGGGCGCCACGTGTTCAGGTTCGGCGTGGTGCGCAGGCTGGTGAGCTGCTCGATCGGCTGGTGCGTCGGGCCATCTTCACCCAGGCCAATAGAGTCGTGGGTAAACACGTAAATAGCCTGCTGACCCATCAGCGCCGCCATACGCACGGCGTTGCGCATGTACTCCATAAAGATCAGGAAGGTGGCGCCGTACGGCACGAAACCGCCGTGCAGAGCGATACCGTTCATCACCGCGCCCATGCCGAATTCACGCACCCCGTAGTGCAGGTAGTTGCCGCTGGCATCGTCAGGGGTGATCGCTTTCGCGCCCTTCCAGAAGGTCAGGTTAGACGGCGCTAGGTCAGCGCTGCCGCCGAGCAGTTCCGGCATTTGCGGGCCAATTACGTTCAGCGCTTCAAACGACGCTTTACGCGAGGCAATGCTTTCACCTTTCTCTTGGGCCTGCTGGATCAGCGCTTCAGTCGCCAGCTCCGTGGGCAGCTGCGCTTTCATGCGGCGCTTGAATTCACGCGCTTCTTCCGGGAAGGCTTCAGTGTAGCGAGCGAAGCGGCCTTCCCACTCTTGTTGGCGCGTTTTACCAGCGTCGCGGGCATCCCAGGCGGAGTAAATCGGCTCGGGGATATGGAAAGGCGCGTGCTCCCAGCCCAACTGTTTACGTGCCAGGGCCACTTCGTCGTCACCCAGCGGTGCGCCGTGAGCTTCTTCTTTGCCCTGCTTGTTGGGGGCACCAAAACCGATAATGGTTTTGCAGATGATCAGGCTAGGCTTGTCGTCATGGCTCTTCGCCAGCTCAATGGCCGCCTTGATCTCGTCAGGCTTGTGACCGTCGACGTTCGGTACCACGTGCCAGCCGTAGGACTCAAAGCGCTTGGCGGTGTCGTCGGTGAACCAGCCTTCGACTTCGCCATCGATAGAGATGCCGTTGTCGTCGTAAAGGGCTATCAGTTTGCCCAACTGCTGAGTGCCCGCCAGGGACGCCGCTTCGTGGGAGATACCCTCCATCAAGCAGCCATCGCCCAAGAAACACCAGGTGTGGTGGTCAACGATGGTATGGCCGGGGCGGTTGAACTGCGCGGCCAGGGTTTTCTCGGCAATCGCGAAACCCACTGCGTTGGCAAAGCCTTGGCCCAGCGGGCCGGTAGTGGTTTCGATGCCGGGGGCGTAGCCAAACTCTGGGTGGCCAGCGGTGGGCGAGTGCAGCTGGCGGAAGTTTTGCAGCTGTTCCAGGCTCAGCTCATAGCCGCTTAGGTGTAAAAGCGAGTAGAGCAGCATGGAGCCGTGACCATTCGACAGCACGAACCGATCACGATCGGCCCACTTGGGGTCTTCGGGGTTGTGCTTGAGGTAGTCATTCCACAGCACCTCGGCAATATCAGCCATACCCATGGGGGCGCCAGGGTGGCCGGATTTGGCCTTCTGAACAGCATCCATGGAAAGGGCGCGAATGGCATTGGCCAGCTCAAAACGGGACGGCATGGGGGTGCTCCTCGCCTGAAAACGGAAAGAATAAAGGCGCTATTGTCGCTGACTTCCCCGGCGGCGGCAAATTCTCAGGGGCACGTTGTGGGAAGAACTTGCAACAGCGTGTAGACTCTGGCTCCCGAAGTGGTGGTGAAAGTGATGGTGCCGCTTCTTTATACGGGCAGGGGACTTCCTGCCATGATTTCCTGCTGATGCTGCGGTCATAACAGAGCAGCCGTCATACAGAGGGTCGAGTGCGCGATGAGCGAATATTCCCTGTTTACCTCCGAGTCCGTTTCCGAAGGCCATCCCGATAAGATTGCCGACCAGATTTCAGACGCGGTGTTAGATGCCATTATCGCCCGGGATAAACAGGCCCGCGTTGCCTGTGAAACGATGGTGAAGACGGGCGTTGCCATTATTGCCGGTGAGATCACCACCTCCGCGTGGGTGGATCTAGAGACGCTGGTGCGTGATGTGATTACCGATATCGGCTACACCTCTTCTCAGGTGGGCTTCGACGGTGCCACGTGCGGCGTCATCAACCTGATTGGCAAGCAGAGTGTCGATATTGCTCAGGGCGTTGATCGTACCAAGCCGGAAGACCAAGGCGCGGGCGACCAGGGCCTGATGTTTGGCTACGCCACGAACGAAACCGATTCGTTCATGCCAGCGCCGATCCACTACTCGCACCGTTTGGTCGAGCGTCAGGCGGAGTTGCGTAAAAACGGCCTGCTGCCGTGGCTGCGTCCGGATGCCAAGAGCCAGGTCACTTTCCGCTATAACGCTGAAGGCCAACCGTGTGGCGTGGATGCGATTGTCCTGTCGACTCAGCACGACCCGGAAATCGATCAAGAAGACCTGCGCAAAATGATTAAGCGTGAAGTCATTGAGCAGGTGATTCCCGCTGAGTGGTTGGATGCCAATACCCAGTACCACATCAACCCGACCGGCAAGTTCGTGATTGGCGGCCCGGTGGGCGACTGTGGCCTGACCGGTCGTAAGATCATCGTCGATACCTACGGCGGCATGGCGCGCCACGGTGGCGGCGCGTTCTCGGGCAAAGATCCGTCGAAAGTAGACCGCAGCGCCGCGTACGCTGGCCGCTATGTGGCGAAAAACGTCGTAGCAGCGGGCTTGGCGGACAAGTGCGAGATTCAGGTCTCCTACGCCATTGGCGTGGCCGAGCCTACCTCGGTGTCTATCGACACCTTCGGTACTGGCAAAATCGACGACGCGAAAATCGTTGGGCTGGTGCGCGAGCACTTCGATTTGCGCCCCTACGCAATCACCAAGATGCTCGACCTGCTGCATCCGATGTATCGCCTCACGTCTGCGTATGGCCACTTTGGCCGCGAGCCGTTTGAGCACAGCTACAGCTGGGTAGACGACAAAGGCGAAACGCATACCGAGACGTTTACAGCCTTCCCGTGGGAAAAAACTGACAAAGCAGACGCGCTGCGTCAGGCCGCTGGCCTATAAGCTTCCCGCAAGCGCAATGAGCGTCATGGGTTAGCGAAAAGCGCCCCTTGGTTCACGCCAGGGGGCGCTTTTTTTATGGGTCGAACACGGTTCCGAGAGCGGCTTGCTGCGCATTGCATCTCTGTCAGTTTCCTATAAGTTAACTTTAATAAGGACTGAAAAATTTCCCGTTCACCACGTGAGGATGCGTATGTCGGGTTGGCGAATGACAGGAATAGCGAGCCTAGCGGCAGCCTGGTTAATGAGTGTCACTTTTTCCGCACAGGCAGACATGTGCCCCGACTGGCCTGCCGAGCGGCTGGCGCTGGAAACCCAGGCGCTAGCTGAACATATCGAAGTGTGGGACCGCGCTTACCATGATAATGGCGAATCGCTGATTGCTGATGAGCTGTACGATCAAGCGCTGGCACGGTTGGAAAACTGGCAAGCTTGCTTGGATTCCCCGACTCCCCATCAGCCGCTTACCCGAGTGACCAGCAGCGACGGTACCCGCACGCATCCGGCCGCTCAAACCGGGCTCACTAAAGCCGATGAGGACGGTATTCGACGCTTTACCAGCCGCCGCGAAGACCTATGGATTCAACCCAAGGTGGATGGCGTGGCGGTGACGCTGCGTTATCAGAATGGGGAGCTCGTCGAGGCTGTTAGCCGTGGAGACGGTGAGCGGGGGCAGGATTGGACGGTGCGTGTTCAGCAGCTGCCCGGTGTGCCCGTAACGCTTCCTGAGCCCGTCTCTGCGGTGCTGCAGGGCGAGCTTTACTGGCGGCTGGATAATCACGTGCAGGCACGCCAGCCAGATTCGGGTGCCCGAGGTGCCGTGGCCGGTGCCATGGCGCAGCGCAACCCGAGCCAAGAGACGCTGAATCGCATCGGCTTATTCGTATGGGACTGGCCGGATGGCCCGACGCAGATGACCGAGCGGCTAGCGCAACTGACGGCGCTAGGGTTCGATACGGCCGATTACACCCACTCGATCAGCGGCCAGGAGGCGGCCGCTGAGTGGCGCGAGCGGTGGTTCAACGGCCCGCTGCCGTTTGCCACCGACGGCGTGGTATTAAAACAGGCTGAGCGCCCTGGCGTGCGCCGCTGGTCGTCATCGCCCCCTGAGTGGGCGGTGGCCTGGAAGTATCCGTCTCAGCAGGCGCTTGCTCAGGTGCGCGGGGTCGAGTTTCGGGTGGGGCGCACCGGGCGCGTAACGCCGCTGCTATGGCTCTACCCGGTAACTCTGGAAGGGCGGCGCATCAGCCGCGTGTCGCTGGGTTCATTGGAGCGCTGGCAGGCGTGGGACGTGCGCCCAGGTGACCAAGTGGCGGTGACGTTGGCGGGCTTGACGATTCCTCAGGTAGACAGCGTGGTGTGGCAAACCCGTGAAAGAGCCGCCCTAAGCGCCCCGCCGCCCGAGCGCTACCATCTGTTGAGCTGCTTTACGCTAAGTTCAGACCTAACATCAGGATGCAACGCCCAACTGCTGGCCCGCTTAACCTATCTCAGCGAGCAGCTGGGCATGCGGGGGATTGGCGAAGGCACGTGGCAGGCGCTGATGGAGGCCGGTGTGGTGACGGAGCTGCTTGGCTGGTTGGAGCTGACGCCGGAGCAGCTACAGCAAGCCCACGGTATTGGCGCGACCACCGCCACAGCGCTGATGGCGCAATTCAATGCGGCGCGCCAAGCGCCCTATGCGACATGGCTGACGGCGCTGGGAATGCCCCCCGGTGGCGACGCTGGGCTGGGTGATTGGTACACCCTCGCGGGTTACTCTCGATCCGACTGGCAAGCCACCCCAGGCGTTGGCCCGGTACGCGGCGAAGCGCTCGTTGCCTTCTTCAGCCATCCAGACGTGCAGCGCATGGCCCGCCAACTGCAGCAGGCGGGCGTCGATGGGTTTTAACCGAGCCCGGTGAGCCGCAGCATCAGCCCCAGATAGAGCGGGATCAACA from Halomonas meridiana encodes the following:
- a CDS encoding LrgB family protein, with protein sequence MLTNLLPTLTATPLLAVGLTLAAYLVGSAVFIRLGKPSWLPAILIAALLLAAILALLGLPYATYQQGATWLTVLLGPATVALGMPLYQQLPRIRELWRPLAACLPIAAALAACYALGIAWLLGASPDILASIAAKSVTAPIAIGITEQLGGNVALLMGSLLVTGVLTIPFVSLAARLLRINDERIIGFALGLNGHAIGTVRAFDISPTAGAFASLGMSLTGIFTALLLPLAWRLVGIGAG
- the metK gene encoding methionine adenosyltransferase → MSEYSLFTSESVSEGHPDKIADQISDAVLDAIIARDKQARVACETMVKTGVAIIAGEITTSAWVDLETLVRDVITDIGYTSSQVGFDGATCGVINLIGKQSVDIAQGVDRTKPEDQGAGDQGLMFGYATNETDSFMPAPIHYSHRLVERQAELRKNGLLPWLRPDAKSQVTFRYNAEGQPCGVDAIVLSTQHDPEIDQEDLRKMIKREVIEQVIPAEWLDANTQYHINPTGKFVIGGPVGDCGLTGRKIIVDTYGGMARHGGGAFSGKDPSKVDRSAAYAGRYVAKNVVAAGLADKCEIQVSYAIGVAEPTSVSIDTFGTGKIDDAKIVGLVREHFDLRPYAITKMLDLLHPMYRLTSAYGHFGREPFEHSYSWVDDKGETHTETFTAFPWEKTDKADALRQAAGL
- a CDS encoding CidA/LrgA family protein, whose translation is MPALNGLLWLISYWLIGEVVIHFSGLPISSGVVGMLLLCATLAMIGRVPSSLAAAAQPLIALLAMLIMPGVVGVFFILDELAGQWLAIVAALLFGTLLSVFTTLWLLTRLMGRSHAD
- the tkt gene encoding transketolase, which encodes MPSRFELANAIRALSMDAVQKAKSGHPGAPMGMADIAEVLWNDYLKHNPEDPKWADRDRFVLSNGHGSMLLYSLLHLSGYELSLEQLQNFRQLHSPTAGHPEFGYAPGIETTTGPLGQGFANAVGFAIAEKTLAAQFNRPGHTIVDHHTWCFLGDGCLMEGISHEAASLAGTQQLGKLIALYDDNGISIDGEVEGWFTDDTAKRFESYGWHVVPNVDGHKPDEIKAAIELAKSHDDKPSLIICKTIIGFGAPNKQGKEEAHGAPLGDDEVALARKQLGWEHAPFHIPEPIYSAWDARDAGKTRQQEWEGRFARYTEAFPEEAREFKRRMKAQLPTELATEALIQQAQEKGESIASRKASFEALNVIGPQMPELLGGSADLAPSNLTFWKGAKAITPDDASGNYLHYGVREFGMGAVMNGIALHGGFVPYGATFLIFMEYMRNAVRMAALMGQQAIYVFTHDSIGLGEDGPTHQPIEQLTSLRTTPNLNTWRPCDAVETAASWDAAIKRHSGPTALVLSRQNLPHQPRTKAQLASIQRGGYVLKDSEGTPELILIATGSEVSLAMDAAAELEQQGKAVRVVSMPSAYRFNGQDADYRESVLPKAVTKRIAIEAGHADYWYKYVGLDGRVIGMTTFGESAPAGELFKHFGFTVENIVKQANELLG
- a CDS encoding type I glyceraldehyde-3-phosphate dehydrogenase, which encodes MANASTKYRIAINGYGRIGQCVLRALVERQHPELEVVAINELSDLATITYLTRYDTTHGRFPGEVDNDGSALLVNGQRIHVLCERDPQALPWGELDIDLVLECSGSFKDRATAEQHLTAGAKRLLFSQPAENDVDATIVWGINEHELAPTQRILSAASCTTNCLVPLLTVLDEALGLEHGVTTTIHSAMNDQPVIDAYHQTDLRLTRSAMQSIVPVDTGLAVGISRLMPSLAGRFECLHVRVPTINVSAMDAALTVRRDTSAAQVNALLHSASQQRLQGVLGYTEAPMASIDFNHDPRSGILDATQTRVAGTRLIKLLCWFDNEWGFANRMLDISQRLATFR
- the ligB gene encoding NAD-dependent DNA ligase LigB produces the protein MTGIASLAAAWLMSVTFSAQADMCPDWPAERLALETQALAEHIEVWDRAYHDNGESLIADELYDQALARLENWQACLDSPTPHQPLTRVTSSDGTRTHPAAQTGLTKADEDGIRRFTSRREDLWIQPKVDGVAVTLRYQNGELVEAVSRGDGERGQDWTVRVQQLPGVPVTLPEPVSAVLQGELYWRLDNHVQARQPDSGARGAVAGAMAQRNPSQETLNRIGLFVWDWPDGPTQMTERLAQLTALGFDTADYTHSISGQEAAAEWRERWFNGPLPFATDGVVLKQAERPGVRRWSSSPPEWAVAWKYPSQQALAQVRGVEFRVGRTGRVTPLLWLYPVTLEGRRISRVSLGSLERWQAWDVRPGDQVAVTLAGLTIPQVDSVVWQTRERAALSAPPPERYHLLSCFTLSSDLTSGCNAQLLARLTYLSEQLGMRGIGEGTWQALMEAGVVTELLGWLELTPEQLQQAHGIGATTATALMAQFNAARQAPYATWLTALGMPPGGDAGLGDWYTLAGYSRSDWQATPGVGPVRGEALVAFFSHPDVQRMARQLQQAGVDGF